Proteins encoded by one window of Nocardia goodfellowii:
- a CDS encoding lipase family protein, which translates to MRSTRALLFAVLLLCPLFAAPAAAQPPAPPPIPDLSGGLLPGIQQWIDQVIPPPPINPVPHPNAPELVDSAGGEPGLAALWQATLPSNVGDAMFDAWPAGLADYSPGEVIEVRDVTATAGALVLVPFRQALLLKYRTTDAHGRPSFATATLVIPHGAWTGPGDRPVVVNNLPIDGLGRDCTPGYSLAHGWAAEVSATDYLPPTTQLALLRGYAALIPDHQGPWMAYAEPYVAGHAILDAVRAVRGWLPDEFGASSFGMLGYSGGAIATHGAVKLLARYAPELNGVVVGAALGGVPADYQILARSMNANLASAVFIGATFGVARERPEILGRMNNLAQWLSTSPAKDLCGSIFGAAGVLMLPIDIAANFPDPLNSEFAAEIYRVTRMEGMKSAVPLYIYNGEQEFWIPAEGARNLYREQCALGASAVYRGVLGEHVVGAVLGYPEAIGWLDERLRGVPARSEC; encoded by the coding sequence ATGAGAAGTACGCGCGCTCTGCTTTTCGCAGTGCTGTTGTTGTGCCCGCTGTTCGCGGCGCCGGCGGCCGCTCAACCACCGGCGCCGCCGCCGATACCCGATCTCTCCGGTGGCTTGCTGCCCGGTATCCAGCAGTGGATCGATCAGGTGATCCCGCCGCCGCCGATCAACCCGGTCCCGCATCCGAACGCACCCGAGCTGGTCGACTCCGCCGGGGGCGAACCGGGCCTCGCGGCGCTGTGGCAGGCGACCCTGCCCAGCAATGTCGGCGACGCGATGTTCGACGCCTGGCCCGCCGGCTTGGCGGACTATTCGCCCGGCGAGGTGATCGAGGTCCGCGATGTCACCGCGACCGCCGGTGCGCTGGTGCTGGTGCCGTTCCGGCAGGCCCTGCTGTTGAAATACCGCACCACCGACGCGCACGGACGGCCGTCGTTCGCCACCGCGACCCTGGTGATTCCGCACGGCGCCTGGACCGGCCCGGGCGACCGGCCGGTCGTGGTGAACAATCTGCCCATCGACGGTCTCGGCCGCGACTGCACTCCCGGTTACAGCCTGGCGCACGGCTGGGCGGCCGAGGTCAGCGCGACCGACTATCTGCCGCCGACAACACAATTGGCGCTGTTGCGCGGCTACGCGGCGCTGATTCCGGACCATCAGGGCCCGTGGATGGCCTACGCGGAACCGTATGTCGCGGGGCACGCGATCCTGGACGCTGTCCGGGCGGTGCGCGGGTGGCTGCCGGACGAGTTCGGCGCCAGTTCCTTCGGCATGCTCGGCTACTCCGGCGGTGCCATCGCCACGCACGGTGCGGTGAAGCTGCTGGCGCGGTACGCGCCGGAACTGAACGGCGTGGTCGTCGGTGCGGCGCTGGGCGGGGTGCCCGCCGACTATCAGATTCTGGCGCGCAGCATGAACGCCAACCTGGCCTCGGCGGTGTTCATCGGCGCCACCTTCGGCGTGGCCCGGGAGCGGCCCGAAATTCTCGGCCGGATGAACAATCTGGCGCAGTGGCTGTCCACCTCTCCGGCAAAGGACCTGTGCGGCAGTATCTTCGGCGCCGCCGGGGTGCTGATGCTGCCGATCGACATCGCGGCCAACTTCCCGGATCCGCTGAACTCGGAGTTCGCCGCCGAGATCTATCGGGTGACGCGGATGGAGGGCATGAAGTCCGCGGTACCGCTCTACATCTACAACGGGGAGCAGGAGTTCTGGATTCCGGCCGAAGGCGCCCGCAATCTGTATCGCGAGCAGTGCGCGCTCGGGGCATCGGCGGTGTATCGCGGTGTGCTCGGTGAACACGTGGTGGGCGCGGTACTCGGCTATCCGGAGGCGATCGGCTGGCTCGACGAGCGCCTGCGCGGCGTGCCCGCCAGATCTGAATGCTGA
- a CDS encoding acyl-CoA carboxylase subunit beta codes for MSVTRDKLDHLRDILELAAEPAGETGIAKRKSKGIPSARERVHMLLDPGSFVELGALVRKPGGGEAMYGDGVVTGRGYIDGRPVVVISHDQTVYGGSVSEMFGRKVGAAMEFAFNNACPVICVNDSGGARIQDGVTSLAWYATMCRWQEDLSGYVPMVAIMLGKCAAGSVYGPINMDVLVATEDSYMFVTGPEVIKAVTGSEVTAEELGGAQALQANGTVHHVAATERDAFAWVRDYLSYLPTSCLEQAPVLNPGLEPEITGADLELDRFMPDSDKVGYDMHDILLRIFDDGAFHELAAGSAQNLITGFARVDGRPVGVVANQPLVLGGALDAACSDKAAYFIRLCDAFHIPLIYVVDTPGVLPGVDEERNQVIKRGGRMFRALIEATVPIVTIVTRKAYGGGYAVMGCKQLGADFNFAWPTARLAVMGAESMVSIVGRKQLAVTPPDQRAAVRAQMIDFYNATVATPWTAAERGYIDAVIEPSRTRLEIRKALRLLRDKSATRRPNPRKHSLFPM; via the coding sequence ATGAGTGTTACGCGAGACAAGCTGGATCACCTCCGGGACATCCTGGAACTCGCCGCCGAACCCGCGGGCGAGACCGGCATCGCGAAACGCAAATCCAAGGGCATACCCAGCGCCCGGGAACGCGTGCACATGCTGCTCGACCCCGGCTCGTTCGTGGAGCTAGGCGCACTGGTGCGCAAGCCCGGCGGCGGCGAGGCCATGTACGGTGACGGCGTGGTCACCGGCCGCGGTTACATCGACGGCCGTCCGGTGGTGGTCATCTCGCACGACCAGACCGTCTACGGCGGGTCGGTCAGCGAGATGTTCGGCCGCAAGGTCGGCGCCGCCATGGAGTTCGCCTTCAACAACGCCTGCCCCGTGATCTGCGTCAACGACTCCGGCGGCGCGCGCATCCAGGACGGGGTGACCTCCCTGGCCTGGTACGCCACCATGTGCCGCTGGCAGGAGGACCTGTCCGGCTATGTGCCGATGGTGGCGATCATGCTCGGCAAATGCGCGGCGGGTTCGGTGTACGGCCCCATCAATATGGATGTCCTGGTCGCCACCGAGGACTCCTACATGTTCGTGACCGGTCCGGAGGTGATCAAGGCCGTGACCGGTTCCGAGGTCACGGCCGAGGAGCTGGGCGGCGCCCAGGCGCTGCAGGCCAACGGCACCGTGCACCATGTCGCCGCGACCGAGCGGGACGCCTTCGCCTGGGTTCGGGATTATCTGAGCTACCTCCCGACCAGCTGCCTGGAGCAGGCGCCGGTGCTCAACCCCGGGCTGGAACCCGAAATCACCGGCGCCGACCTCGAATTGGACCGGTTCATGCCGGATTCGGACAAGGTCGGCTACGACATGCACGACATCCTGCTGCGCATTTTCGACGACGGCGCGTTCCACGAGCTGGCGGCCGGCAGCGCGCAGAACCTCATCACCGGATTCGCGCGCGTGGACGGCCGCCCGGTGGGCGTGGTCGCGAACCAGCCGCTGGTGCTCGGCGGGGCGCTGGACGCCGCCTGCTCGGACAAGGCCGCCTACTTCATCCGGCTCTGCGACGCGTTCCATATCCCGCTGATCTACGTGGTGGACACTCCCGGTGTGCTGCCGGGCGTGGACGAGGAACGCAATCAGGTCATCAAGCGCGGCGGCCGCATGTTCCGCGCGCTCATCGAGGCGACCGTACCGATCGTGACCATCGTGACCCGCAAGGCCTACGGCGGCGGCTACGCGGTGATGGGCTGCAAACAGCTCGGTGCGGACTTCAACTTCGCCTGGCCCACCGCCCGGCTGGCGGTCATGGGCGCGGAGTCCATGGTGAGCATCGTGGGGCGCAAGCAGCTGGCCGTGACACCGCCTGATCAGCGTGCGGCGGTCCGCGCTCAGATGATCGATTTCTACAACGCCACCGTGGCGACGCCGTGGACCGCGGCCGAGCGCGGGTACATCGACGCCGTCATCGAACCGTCGCGGACTCGGCTCGAGATCCGCAAGGCGCTCCGCCTGCTGCGCGACAAGAGCGCGACCCGCCGCCCCAACCCGCGCAAGCACAGCCTGTTCCCGATGTGA
- a CDS encoding YdcF family protein codes for MLDSFTLRHRPALRVAAGLAGATAVLLSAPATYAENSGSAVTDPAPTTSTQLGFRGPGTAIVVLGYGLLPDGAMRPELIARLRTGFVQALLAPAAPIIVTGGNPRNSVTEASAMAEWLIAHGIPAERIHLEPDATCTVENAAHSARLMHEIGAQDAVVVTSADHIDRAADDFAAAGVAVSGTLTPEQVPLLALPFGPE; via the coding sequence ATGCTCGACTCGTTCACCCTCCGCCACCGCCCGGCACTACGCGTCGCCGCCGGCCTGGCCGGCGCGACCGCGGTACTACTGAGCGCTCCGGCCACCTACGCCGAGAACTCCGGCTCCGCCGTCACCGACCCCGCCCCCACAACCTCGACCCAGCTCGGATTCCGCGGTCCCGGCACCGCGATCGTCGTCCTCGGCTACGGGTTGCTGCCCGACGGCGCGATGCGCCCGGAGCTGATCGCCCGGCTGCGCACCGGTTTCGTGCAGGCGCTGCTGGCCCCGGCCGCGCCGATCATCGTGACCGGCGGCAATCCCCGCAACAGTGTCACCGAGGCGAGCGCGATGGCCGAATGGCTCATCGCGCACGGCATTCCCGCCGAGCGGATCCATTTGGAGCCGGACGCCACCTGCACCGTGGAGAACGCTGCCCATTCGGCCCGGCTCATGCACGAGATCGGTGCCCAGGACGCGGTGGTCGTCACCTCCGCCGACCACATCGACCGGGCGGCCGACGATTTCGCCGCGGCCGGCGTAGCCGTCAGCGGCACCCTCACCCCCGAGCAGGTCCCGCTGCTCGCCCTGCCCTTCGGACCCGAGTGA
- a CDS encoding alpha/beta hydrolase yields MSRRVPQTAAAILAIAAVAAAPVIAEVRAQPTDSALDQTATPTPPPPVDPKMTRTGLLRTEPVGPRRERLHIASAAMRRVITVDVLRGTGDGPRPVLYLLDGVDGDPTSAWITKGRAAEFFADKPVDVVLTSGGTGSMYSDWVRHDTALGLNRWETFLTDELPPIVESLLRSNGKRAIAGVSMGAQAAVMLAQRHPGLYGAVAGMSGCYSTADPLGHAVTTITVASRGGNVENLWGPPSSPEWAAHDSVLNAEKLRGAAIYLSASSGAPTAADLVAIANSPSIGEALRMAGGGTVLEAGARQCTERFAARLTELEIPATVEYSPEGMHTWPDFEAQLPRAWRVLATALGL; encoded by the coding sequence ATGAGCAGAAGAGTCCCACAGACAGCCGCGGCGATCCTGGCCATCGCCGCGGTTGCCGCCGCGCCGGTGATCGCCGAAGTCCGTGCGCAGCCCACTGATTCGGCCCTGGACCAGACCGCCACGCCGACCCCGCCGCCCCCGGTCGACCCCAAGATGACCCGCACCGGCTTGCTGCGCACCGAACCGGTCGGCCCGCGCCGGGAACGACTGCACATCGCCTCGGCGGCGATGCGGCGGGTGATCACCGTGGACGTGCTGCGCGGCACCGGTGACGGCCCGCGACCGGTGCTGTACCTGCTCGACGGTGTCGACGGTGACCCCACCTCCGCCTGGATCACCAAGGGCCGGGCCGCGGAGTTCTTCGCGGACAAGCCCGTCGACGTGGTGCTGACCAGTGGCGGCACCGGCAGCATGTATTCCGACTGGGTGCGTCATGACACCGCGCTCGGGCTGAACCGGTGGGAGACCTTCCTCACCGACGAGTTGCCGCCCATCGTGGAATCGCTGCTGCGCTCGAACGGGAAGCGCGCGATCGCCGGCGTATCCATGGGCGCGCAGGCCGCGGTGATGCTGGCCCAGCGCCATCCAGGACTGTACGGCGCGGTAGCCGGGATGAGCGGATGCTATTCCACCGCTGATCCTTTGGGTCATGCCGTCACCACCATCACCGTCGCTTCGCGTGGCGGGAACGTGGAAAACCTCTGGGGCCCACCGAGTTCCCCGGAATGGGCGGCGCACGATTCGGTGCTCAACGCCGAAAAATTGCGCGGCGCGGCGATTTATCTCTCCGCCTCGAGCGGTGCGCCGACCGCCGCGGATCTGGTCGCCATCGCGAACTCGCCCTCCATCGGCGAAGCGCTGCGGATGGCCGGCGGCGGGACGGTGCTGGAAGCCGGTGCGCGCCAATGCACCGAGCGCTTCGCTGCCCGCCTGACCGAACTGGAGATCCCGGCCACGGTGGAGTATTCGCCCGAGGGTATGCACACCTGGCCCGATTTCGAAGCGCAGTTGCCGCGTGCCTGGCGGGTGCTGGCTACCGCGCTCGGCCTATAG
- a CDS encoding FAS1-like dehydratase domain-containing protein, with the protein MSDLAAAFAHAGAPVTLRNFPAASYRVTRERIREFALAVHDFHPAHWRDSAAAALGFPALIAPPTFGSVILTQAQREILDSLVPGYDPDRILHADQVLDPVRPLVAGDRLTCRAFFESFRHFAAYDVLAIKTVLTDQRGAVVLTGSTALLARTGDGAPGPARRATLNPVRPAARTRPVSLRMPRTTVDFDELRVGTELPAQIIDLTRTDLNRYARVLGGSADRPAVIAPGMLKLGLAAGYLSAWSGDPSAVLRFRAQFAHYTHALRIPVDQPCPIEFRGRITSRDPRHRKATVAIDARAEGRRLFGYAAAEMRFPAQL; encoded by the coding sequence ATGAGTGATCTCGCCGCCGCATTCGCCCACGCGGGCGCACCGGTGACCCTGCGGAACTTTCCGGCCGCCAGCTACCGGGTAACCCGGGAACGTATTCGCGAATTCGCCCTCGCCGTCCACGATTTCCACCCGGCGCATTGGCGGGACAGCGCCGCCGCCGCGCTCGGTTTCCCCGCGCTCATCGCGCCGCCGACTTTCGGTTCGGTAATTCTCACCCAGGCGCAACGGGAAATACTGGATTCGCTGGTGCCCGGTTACGATCCGGATCGAATACTGCACGCGGACCAGGTGCTCGATCCGGTGCGGCCCCTGGTCGCCGGTGACCGGCTGACCTGCCGGGCATTCTTCGAATCGTTCCGGCATTTCGCCGCCTACGACGTGCTGGCGATCAAAACCGTGCTCACCGACCAGCGCGGCGCGGTGGTGCTGACCGGTTCCACCGCGCTGCTCGCCCGCACCGGCGACGGTGCGCCGGGACCCGCCCGGCGAGCCACGCTGAATCCGGTGCGTCCGGCGGCCCGCACCCGACCGGTATCCCTCCGAATGCCGCGCACCACAGTGGATTTCGACGAGCTACGGGTCGGCACCGAGCTGCCCGCGCAGATCATCGACCTGACCCGGACCGATCTGAATCGGTACGCGCGCGTCCTCGGCGGGTCCGCCGATCGCCCCGCCGTCATCGCCCCCGGCATGCTCAAGCTCGGTCTCGCCGCCGGTTATCTCAGCGCCTGGTCCGGTGATCCCTCCGCCGTGTTGCGATTCCGGGCCCAATTCGCCCACTACACGCACGCGCTGCGGATTCCGGTGGACCAGCCGTGTCCGATCGAGTTCCGCGGCCGGATCACCTCCCGGGACCCACGCCACCGCAAGGCCACCGTGGCCATCGACGCCCGTGCCGAGGGCCGCCGGCTCTTCGGTTACGCGGCCGCGGAAATGCGCTTCCCGGCACAGCTATAG
- a CDS encoding acyl-ACP desaturase: MPTSLTDADILRELEPAAERLLEDHLRKAKAWNPHDYVPWDDGRNFAALGGVDWEPDQSRLSEVARVAMVTNLLTEDNLPSYHREISDSFSLDGVWGTWVGRWTAEENRHGIVMRDYLVVTRAVDPVALEQARMAHMTTGVAKPEKGPQFLRSVAYVTLQELATRISHRNTGIACGEPIAEAMLQRIAADENLHMIFYRNLSAAALDLAPNEMLRAITDIVTRFQMPGLTQPNFRRNAVLLAKHGIYDLRQHLDVVVRPVLRAWNVFERNDLTDDGERARDELHAYLEELDLKARRFEEQRDRAAAREKQRAAVLL; encoded by the coding sequence GTGCCGACCAGCTTGACCGATGCGGACATCCTGCGCGAACTCGAACCGGCCGCCGAACGCCTGCTCGAGGATCACCTGCGCAAGGCCAAGGCCTGGAATCCGCACGACTACGTGCCCTGGGACGACGGTCGGAATTTCGCTGCGCTGGGCGGGGTCGACTGGGAGCCGGACCAATCACGACTGTCCGAGGTGGCACGGGTGGCGATGGTGACCAACCTGCTCACCGAGGACAACCTGCCCTCTTATCACCGCGAGATCTCGGACTCGTTTTCGCTGGACGGCGTCTGGGGAACCTGGGTCGGCCGCTGGACCGCCGAGGAAAATCGCCACGGGATCGTCATGCGGGATTACCTGGTGGTGACCCGGGCGGTGGATCCGGTAGCGTTGGAGCAGGCTCGCATGGCGCATATGACCACCGGCGTCGCGAAACCCGAGAAAGGACCTCAGTTTCTGCGTTCAGTGGCTTATGTGACATTGCAAGAGTTGGCAACTCGAATCAGTCATCGCAATACCGGAATCGCCTGCGGCGAGCCCATCGCCGAAGCTATGCTGCAGCGGATCGCCGCCGACGAAAATTTGCATATGATCTTCTATCGGAATCTCAGCGCCGCCGCGCTGGACCTCGCACCGAACGAGATGCTGCGCGCGATCACCGACATCGTCACGCGCTTCCAGATGCCCGGCCTCACGCAGCCCAACTTCCGGCGCAATGCCGTCCTGCTGGCCAAGCACGGCATCTATGACCTGCGCCAGCACCTGGACGTGGTGGTCCGGCCCGTGCTGCGGGCCTGGAATGTGTTCGAGCGCAACGATCTTACCGACGATGGTGAGCGCGCACGCGACGAACTGCACGCCTACCTGGAAGAACTGGATCTCAAGGCCCGCCGGTTCGAAGAGCAGCGCGATCGCGCCGCCGCCAGAGAAAAACAGCGGGCCGCCGTCCTCCTATGA
- a CDS encoding esterase/lipase family protein has product MKRSTCGRSARWKGTGAAVVMGVSVLAMSFAGVPAQAEPAPTEQTLAEYIQAGLKARPVADSGSGSGSSCNSGSGAGSGNGSGDCYGGSGSSSGSAGGYASDTVGYGPAQSSWLAAFGYGLLNPDAAPPGTNDWNCKPTEANPRPVIAVHGTWMNAYNGFAYMGQPMKDAGLCVFTFNYGRSNLLEGGGLGSVLPGVMGTGYIQDSAKQLATFVDRVLAATGAEEVDIVAHSQGGSMSNWYTKFDGGAAKVKNLVTYGATHHGTSLVGIGALGRAVNNFGIDILGFIEIFVGHAGIQQTIGSDFVNQLNANGDTVPGVDYTIVATRYDEITNPYDLTFLKPGPGATVNNILLQDGCEQDLSDHLTVMYSPRALSIALRAIDPAGHPQLTCTFNPWLIGGGGSL; this is encoded by the coding sequence ATGAAACGAAGTACCTGCGGCCGCTCGGCCCGTTGGAAAGGGACCGGCGCCGCGGTGGTGATGGGTGTATCCGTCCTCGCCATGAGCTTTGCCGGAGTTCCGGCGCAAGCCGAGCCCGCACCCACCGAGCAGACTCTGGCCGAATACATCCAGGCGGGCCTCAAGGCGAGGCCGGTCGCCGATTCGGGCAGCGGCTCCGGATCGTCGTGCAACTCCGGTAGTGGCGCCGGCTCGGGCAACGGCTCCGGCGACTGCTACGGCGGTTCCGGCTCCAGCTCCGGTTCCGCTGGTGGATATGCCAGTGACACAGTAGGTTACGGGCCCGCGCAGTCCTCGTGGCTGGCCGCGTTCGGCTACGGCCTGCTGAACCCCGACGCCGCGCCGCCGGGCACCAACGACTGGAACTGCAAACCCACCGAGGCCAATCCGCGACCGGTGATCGCGGTGCACGGCACCTGGATGAACGCCTACAACGGCTTCGCCTACATGGGCCAGCCGATGAAGGACGCCGGCCTGTGCGTCTTCACCTTCAACTACGGGCGCTCCAACCTGCTCGAGGGCGGCGGCCTGGGTTCGGTGCTGCCCGGCGTGATGGGCACCGGCTATATCCAGGATTCGGCGAAGCAACTGGCCACCTTCGTGGATCGGGTGCTGGCCGCCACCGGCGCGGAGGAGGTCGACATCGTCGCCCATTCGCAGGGCGGTTCGATGTCGAACTGGTACACCAAGTTCGATGGCGGCGCGGCCAAGGTGAAGAACCTGGTCACCTACGGCGCCACGCACCACGGCACCAGCCTGGTCGGCATCGGCGCGCTGGGCCGAGCGGTCAACAACTTCGGTATCGACATCCTCGGCTTCATCGAGATCTTCGTCGGGCACGCCGGCATCCAGCAGACCATCGGCTCGGATTTCGTGAACCAGTTGAATGCCAACGGGGACACCGTTCCCGGGGTCGATTACACCATTGTCGCGACGCGCTACGACGAGATCACCAACCCGTACGATCTGACGTTCCTGAAGCCCGGACCGGGTGCGACCGTCAACAACATCCTGCTGCAGGACGGGTGTGAGCAGGATCTGTCCGACCACCTGACGGTGATGTACTCGCCGCGGGCACTGTCCATCGCGCTGCGGGCCATCGACCCGGCGGGTCACCCGCAGCTGACGTGCACGTTCAACCCGTGGCTGATCGGGGGTGGTGGCTCGCTCTGA